In Parasegetibacter sp. NRK P23, a single genomic region encodes these proteins:
- the proS gene encoding proline--tRNA ligase — translation MSKEITSRAQDYSQWYNDLIIKGSLADYSAVRGCMVIKPYGFALWENMRDVLDKMFKDTGHQNAYFPLFVPKSLFEAEEANAEGFAKECAVVTHYRLKANPDKKGALMVDPEAKLEEELVVRPTSEAIIWNTYKGWIQSYRDLPILVNQWANVVRWEMRTRLFLRTAEFLWQEGHTAHATKAEAVAETVQMLEVYADFVENWMALPVIKGVKTANERFAGAEDTYCIEALMQDGKALQAGTSHFLGQNFAKAFDVKFSDKENKLDYVWATSWGVSTRLIGALVMAHSDDEGLVLPPRIAPVQVVIVPIYKGADQKLVIDEKVGELVQQLKAAGVRVKYDDNDNARPGWKFAEYEMKGVPIRLALGARDIENNTVEVARRDTKEKRTYPIEGLAGVLTALLDEIQANMFQKALQFRDEHITEVNSWDEFVATLDGKGGFVSAFWDGTSETEEKIKEATKATIRCIPLNNTQQDGVCVFSGNPAKERVLFARAY, via the coding sequence ATGAGCAAAGAGATCACTTCGCGCGCGCAGGATTATTCCCAATGGTACAACGACCTTATCATCAAAGGAAGCCTGGCTGATTATTCAGCCGTAAGGGGATGTATGGTGATCAAACCGTATGGCTTTGCCCTGTGGGAGAACATGCGCGATGTGCTCGATAAAATGTTCAAGGATACCGGACACCAGAATGCCTATTTCCCTCTGTTTGTGCCGAAGAGCTTGTTTGAAGCGGAAGAAGCGAATGCCGAAGGCTTCGCGAAGGAATGCGCCGTGGTGACCCATTACCGCCTGAAGGCGAATCCTGATAAGAAAGGCGCCCTGATGGTGGATCCCGAAGCGAAACTGGAAGAAGAACTGGTGGTGCGCCCCACAAGTGAGGCCATCATCTGGAACACTTATAAGGGATGGATACAATCCTACCGTGACCTTCCTATCCTTGTAAACCAGTGGGCCAACGTGGTGCGCTGGGAAATGCGTACCCGTCTTTTCCTGAGAACGGCGGAATTCCTCTGGCAGGAAGGGCATACGGCCCACGCCACCAAAGCGGAAGCCGTTGCCGAAACCGTGCAGATGCTGGAGGTGTATGCCGATTTTGTGGAGAACTGGATGGCGTTGCCCGTGATCAAAGGGGTGAAAACCGCGAATGAACGGTTCGCCGGTGCGGAAGATACGTATTGCATCGAAGCGCTGATGCAGGATGGAAAGGCGCTCCAGGCGGGAACCTCTCATTTCCTGGGACAGAATTTCGCCAAGGCTTTTGATGTGAAGTTCTCGGATAAAGAGAATAAACTCGATTATGTATGGGCCACCTCCTGGGGTGTATCCACCCGTTTGATCGGGGCCTTGGTAATGGCACACAGCGATGACGAAGGGCTGGTACTTCCTCCCCGCATAGCACCCGTTCAGGTGGTGATCGTACCCATCTACAAAGGCGCCGATCAGAAACTGGTGATCGATGAAAAAGTAGGCGAACTGGTGCAACAACTGAAGGCCGCGGGCGTTCGTGTGAAATACGATGACAACGACAATGCACGTCCAGGCTGGAAGTTTGCCGAATACGAAATGAAAGGCGTGCCCATCCGTCTCGCCCTCGGTGCCCGCGATATTGAAAACAATACAGTTGAAGTAGCCCGCAGGGATACGAAAGAAAAGAGAACCTATCCCATCGAAGGACTCGCGGGCGTGCTTACCGCACTGCTCGATGAAATCCAGGCCAATATGTTTCAAAAGGCGCTCCAATTCCGCGATGAACACATTACGGAGGTGAATTCCTGGGATGAATTCGTGGCCACGCTCGATGGCAAAGGCGGGTTCGTTTCCGCTTTCTGGGACGGCACGTCCGAAACAGAGGAGAAGATAAAAGAGGCCACCAAAGCCACGATACGCTGTATCCCGCTGAACAATACGCAGCAGGATGGTGTTTGCGTTTTCAGTGGAAATCCCGCGAAAGAAAGGGTGTTGTTCGCAAGAGCATACTAA
- the truB gene encoding tRNA pseudouridine(55) synthase TruB, which produces MEAAQNPFEAGQVILVNKPLEWTSFDVVRKIRNTIRIKKVGHAGTLDPLATGLLIVCTGKFTKRINEFMAQEKEYTGTITLGAVTPTYDLESEPVDFKPFDHITETQLREATLPFIGDIMQVPPAHSAIKKDGKRLYELARKGEEVIVEPRPVTIREFELTAIEMPVVHFRVVCSTGTYIRSLAHDFGQQLGCGGYMSSLCRTRIGAFTLHESVTMEEFDKNARALLALHQNG; this is translated from the coding sequence TTGGAAGCAGCGCAGAATCCTTTTGAGGCCGGACAGGTGATTTTAGTGAACAAGCCACTGGAGTGGACCTCATTCGATGTGGTAAGGAAGATCAGGAATACCATCCGGATCAAAAAAGTGGGACACGCCGGCACACTGGATCCGCTGGCCACAGGATTACTCATCGTATGCACCGGGAAATTTACCAAACGCATCAACGAATTCATGGCGCAGGAAAAGGAATATACCGGCACCATTACATTGGGCGCTGTGACCCCTACCTATGACCTGGAAAGTGAACCCGTCGATTTTAAACCCTTCGATCATATAACTGAAACACAGCTTCGCGAAGCCACTCTTCCTTTTATAGGCGATATCATGCAGGTGCCACCTGCGCATTCCGCCATCAAAAAAGACGGGAAACGGTTGTATGAACTGGCACGGAAAGGCGAGGAGGTGATCGTGGAGCCGCGGCCCGTTACCATCCGCGAATTTGAACTCACGGCCATCGAAATGCCCGTGGTGCATTTCAGGGTGGTATGCTCAACGGGAACCTATATCCGCAGTTTGGCACATGATTTTGGCCAGCAACTTGGTTGCGGTGGATACATGAGCAGTTTGTGCAGAACCAGGATTGGAGCCTTCACACTACATGAATCGGTAACGATGGAGGAGTTCGATAAAAATGCCCGTGCCCTGCTGGCCTTACATCAGAACGGGTAG
- a CDS encoding DUF4129 domain-containing protein, giving the protein MRKIVLLGLLLMGGLVRAQEKSLKTYLDESGETDSVEVLSVEDWEEETDSIEQTDSIVIPPKDPPSLRTIAEAELNAKKKDPTFIYANDSTYWEKKKPKRKEQKSFWDFLDTKEFMWIIYGLMGIIFLTLLYFFIVKQKLSFFSPGSRRKKVEGEQVFSPGSAPDYALLWKEAEANRDWRMALRYRFLQLLLDLDQKELIRFSPDAPNSLYTRQLAGNIPAEKGEEPVRLFRQLVKVYEYSWYGNLPLEERRYQRSVEQIRSFSKNGAL; this is encoded by the coding sequence ATGCGTAAAATAGTGTTGCTGGGACTTTTGTTGATGGGAGGTCTGGTACGGGCGCAGGAAAAATCCCTCAAAACCTATCTCGATGAATCGGGAGAGACGGATTCCGTAGAGGTGTTATCCGTTGAAGATTGGGAAGAAGAAACCGATAGTATAGAACAAACCGATAGTATTGTAATCCCGCCGAAAGACCCGCCATCGTTAAGAACCATTGCTGAAGCGGAACTGAATGCGAAAAAAAAGGATCCCACCTTCATATATGCGAACGATTCCACTTACTGGGAAAAGAAAAAACCAAAAAGAAAAGAACAGAAAAGCTTCTGGGATTTTCTCGACACAAAAGAATTCATGTGGATCATTTATGGCCTGATGGGAATCATATTCCTGACCTTGCTGTATTTCTTTATCGTCAAACAAAAACTGAGCTTTTTCAGCCCCGGTTCCCGCAGGAAAAAGGTCGAAGGAGAACAAGTGTTTTCACCCGGATCGGCACCCGATTATGCCCTGCTCTGGAAAGAAGCCGAGGCAAACCGTGATTGGCGCATGGCGCTGCGGTACAGGTTCCTGCAATTGCTCCTTGATCTTGACCAGAAGGAATTGATCCGTTTTTCCCCGGATGCCCCCAACAGTTTATACACCCGCCAGCTGGCCGGAAATATACCTGCTGAAAAAGGGGAAGAACCCGTGCGGTTGTTCAGGCAACTGGTGAAAGTATATGAATATTCCTGGTATGGCAATCTGCCGCTCGAAGAGCGCAGGTACCAGCGCTCCGTAGAGCAAATCAGATCATTTTCTAAAAACGGTGCGCTGTGA
- a CDS encoding RDD family protein, which yields MSVVLLDTGFNIEVAFRLAPFHKRLLAWIVDFVILLSYFYIVNLIFGEAFSLYRFRLWGWMEALLTLPYLLYHLLCEALLNGQSVGKKLLKIRVITAEGGAPTMSQYMLRWMFRLIDMMPWGIPALLSIVLTPSSQRLGDLVAGTLVIDTRNDLSWQDTLFETVEEHYVPKYPAVMQLSDKDINTLKNIVQAGKKKPDFTLNASVAERVCQKLGIKTEEAPEDFLRTLLKDYNFYTNN from the coding sequence ATGTCGGTGGTTCTCCTGGATACTGGTTTTAATATTGAAGTGGCCTTCAGGCTGGCGCCTTTCCACAAGCGATTGCTGGCATGGATCGTGGACTTCGTGATCCTGCTCTCTTATTTTTATATCGTGAACCTGATCTTTGGGGAAGCCTTCAGTTTGTACCGTTTCCGTTTATGGGGATGGATGGAGGCGCTTTTAACACTCCCCTACCTGTTGTACCACCTGCTTTGTGAGGCATTGCTGAACGGGCAATCGGTAGGAAAAAAATTACTGAAGATCAGAGTGATTACGGCCGAAGGTGGCGCCCCGACCATGAGCCAGTATATGCTGCGCTGGATGTTCCGCCTGATCGACATGATGCCCTGGGGTATCCCGGCGCTGCTTTCCATTGTACTTACCCCCTCTTCCCAACGACTGGGCGACCTGGTAGCCGGTACGCTGGTGATTGATACCCGCAATGATCTATCCTGGCAGGACACTTTATTTGAAACAGTGGAAGAACATTATGTGCCGAAATACCCCGCTGTGATGCAGTTGTCGGATAAGGACATCAATACGTTGAAGAATATCGTTCAGGCGGGTAAGAAGAAACCTGATTTTACCCTTAATGCCTCGGTAGCTGAGCGGGTTTGCCAGAAACTGGGTATAAAAACAGAAGAAGCGCCCGAAGATTTCCTCCGGACGCTGCTGAAAGATTATAATTTCTACACCAACAATTAA
- a CDS encoding OmpP1/FadL family transporter encodes MKYTLLLSAAGLLTLNGFAQTPEDVLRYSGTNPKASARIMAIGGAMGSLGGDIHATFVNPAGLGQYKTSELVLSPGFQFLSNKGNFRGTDQSANKNNFSFGTSGFVFGYGDRYSKWTSKAFSIAVNRTADFNNKFSYRGQNDFSSFSEQYAEEFANSGLPIDETNDRLSLGTNLALYNYLIDTATINGNLQVVGLPWRDALINNTGVLLSQQKDVTTKGGVTEIAIGFAGNRNDKFMIGGSVGIPIMNYSRTTYFREADETGNTNNNFNYASYYEEYSSKGVGLNAKLGVMFKPEEYLRLGAAIHTPTIYGMDETFYGKMVRDIENYPTQMNINVPSLDSADSRTIYGNSSPEIQYDVTTPWKFIASASYVIRETEDTRRQKGFITADVEYVTYNGSRFRDGSSINTGNDQFYTDLNNVIKDYYKGVFNFRMGGELKFHTIMARAGFAYYGNPYEDEALKSNRMLLSGGLGYRDNGIFIDLTYVHNVSKDVNFPYRLGDKQNTFADIKGNYGNVALTFGVKL; translated from the coding sequence ATGAAATATACACTCCTCTTATCAGCAGCAGGATTGCTGACGTTGAATGGTTTTGCCCAAACACCGGAAGATGTACTCAGGTATTCCGGCACCAACCCCAAAGCCAGTGCACGTATTATGGCCATCGGCGGCGCCATGGGTTCCCTCGGGGGCGATATCCATGCTACTTTCGTGAACCCGGCAGGACTTGGTCAGTATAAAACCAGTGAACTCGTATTGAGCCCCGGCTTCCAGTTTCTCAGCAACAAGGGAAATTTCAGGGGCACCGACCAATCGGCCAATAAAAACAATTTCAGTTTCGGTACCTCGGGATTCGTTTTCGGATATGGAGACCGTTACAGCAAATGGACCAGCAAAGCCTTTTCCATAGCCGTGAACAGGACCGCTGACTTCAACAATAAATTCAGCTACCGGGGGCAGAACGATTTCAGTTCTTTCTCCGAACAATACGCCGAAGAATTCGCGAATTCAGGCCTCCCGATCGACGAGACAAACGACCGGCTCTCTCTGGGGACCAATCTCGCGCTCTACAACTACCTTATAGACACCGCCACCATCAATGGTAACCTCCAGGTGGTGGGACTACCCTGGCGCGACGCACTCATCAACAATACCGGCGTACTTTTGAGCCAGCAAAAAGACGTCACCACCAAAGGTGGCGTTACGGAAATAGCCATCGGCTTCGCAGGGAACCGCAACGATAAGTTCATGATCGGGGGAAGCGTAGGGATTCCCATCATGAATTACAGCAGGACCACCTATTTCAGAGAAGCCGATGAAACCGGTAATACCAATAACAATTTTAATTACGCCAGCTATTATGAAGAATATTCTTCCAAGGGCGTTGGACTGAATGCCAAACTGGGTGTGATGTTCAAACCCGAAGAATACCTCCGCCTGGGCGCGGCCATACACACCCCCACCATTTACGGCATGGATGAAACTTTCTATGGAAAAATGGTACGGGATATCGAAAATTACCCCACCCAGATGAACATCAATGTCCCCAGCCTCGATAGCGCCGACAGCAGAACGATCTATGGCAATAGTTCCCCGGAAATACAATATGATGTCACCACTCCCTGGAAATTCATCGCCAGCGCCTCTTATGTGATCAGGGAAACGGAAGATACCCGCAGGCAGAAAGGATTCATTACGGCAGACGTGGAATATGTTACGTATAACGGTTCGCGTTTCAGGGACGGGTCTTCCATCAATACCGGGAACGATCAATTCTATACAGACCTGAACAATGTTATAAAGGACTACTATAAGGGCGTTTTCAACTTCCGTATGGGCGGAGAACTGAAGTTCCACACCATTATGGCACGCGCCGGATTTGCCTACTATGGTAACCCTTATGAAGATGAAGCGTTGAAAAGCAACCGCATGCTGCTGAGCGGAGGACTGGGCTATCGAGACAACGGTATTTTTATAGACCTGACTTACGTCCACAATGTTTCTAAAGATGTGAATTTCCCTTATCGCCTCGGTGATAAACAAAATACATTCGCCGACATCAAAGGGAACTACGGCAATGTGGCCCTGACCTTTGGGGTGAAACTCTAA
- a CDS encoding GH1 family beta-glucosidase: protein MDTPPFTLKARDFGPDFKWGVAVAAAQNEGAWNQDGRGPSIWDVFSRRQGKVKNGHRPTIACDFYHRYKDDLMLVKALGFKVFRFSISWSRVLPEGTGKVNKEGLQFYHNLIDECLALGIEPWITLYHWDLPQALEKQGGWTSHLINRWFNRFATLCAEEFGDRVKHWIVLNEPMGFTSLGYMLGKHAPGRTGLSNFLPAVHHAALAQADGGRILRDSVKKAHIGTSFSCSEVLPYTDSTLDIQAANRMDILLNRLFIEPALGKGFPDEGMQLLEKLRLHNTTWKYTNRYAFDFDFIGLQHYFPVVIRHNSFIPIIQASEVKPVTRKVPHTAMKWEVNPNAFYHILKKFWKYGAVKEIIVTENGAAYHDQLKDGVVNDVERISYFQQYIQAMMRAKKEGVNVKGYLAWSLMDNFEWAEGYQARFGLVHVDFKTQLRTIKNSGYWFRSFLGGHSG from the coding sequence TTGGATACACCACCATTTACACTGAAAGCCCGCGACTTCGGCCCTGATTTCAAATGGGGCGTAGCTGTGGCCGCCGCTCAAAACGAAGGCGCCTGGAACCAGGATGGCAGAGGACCCTCCATCTGGGATGTTTTTTCACGGAGGCAGGGTAAGGTAAAAAACGGGCACAGACCCACCATCGCCTGCGATTTTTACCACCGTTACAAAGACGATCTGATGCTGGTGAAAGCACTGGGATTTAAGGTGTTCCGTTTCTCCATATCCTGGTCACGGGTGCTGCCCGAAGGGACCGGGAAGGTCAACAAAGAAGGACTGCAATTCTACCATAACCTGATCGATGAGTGTCTGGCGCTCGGTATTGAACCCTGGATCACCTTGTACCATTGGGACCTGCCCCAGGCTTTGGAAAAACAAGGGGGCTGGACGAGCCACCTCATCAACCGCTGGTTCAACCGTTTCGCCACACTCTGCGCGGAAGAATTTGGCGACAGGGTGAAACACTGGATCGTGCTCAACGAACCCATGGGCTTTACCTCGCTTGGTTATATGCTCGGGAAACACGCACCGGGCAGAACGGGACTCTCCAATTTCCTGCCCGCCGTGCACCACGCCGCACTCGCCCAGGCCGATGGGGGAAGGATACTGCGTGACTCCGTTAAAAAAGCGCATATAGGTACGAGTTTTTCCTGCTCCGAAGTGCTGCCTTACACGGATTCAACTTTGGATATCCAGGCCGCCAACCGGATGGATATCCTCCTCAACCGGTTATTCATTGAGCCTGCTTTAGGTAAAGGTTTCCCGGATGAAGGCATGCAGTTGCTCGAAAAACTCCGTCTGCACAATACCACCTGGAAATATACCAACCGTTATGCCTTCGATTTCGACTTCATTGGCCTGCAACATTATTTCCCGGTGGTGATCCGCCACAATTCATTTATACCCATCATTCAGGCATCGGAGGTAAAACCGGTTACGAGGAAAGTGCCACATACCGCGATGAAATGGGAAGTGAACCCTAACGCGTTTTACCATATCCTGAAAAAGTTCTGGAAATACGGCGCGGTAAAAGAAATCATTGTTACCGAAAACGGTGCGGCGTACCACGATCAACTAAAAGATGGCGTGGTGAATGATGTGGAGCGCATCAGTTACTTCCAGCAATACATTCAGGCGATGATGCGTGCAAAGAAAGAAGGCGTTAATGTGAAGGGATACCTCGCGTGGAGTTTAATGGACAATTTTGAATGGGCGGAAGGCTATCAGGCACGCTTTGGATTGGTGCATGTGGATTTTAAAACACAACTCAGAACCATCAAAAATTCGGGGTATTGGTTCAGAAGCTTTCTCGGTGGCCATTCCGGATAA
- a CDS encoding DUF58 domain-containing protein, translating into MRFYKKFIRPLYLSRRTYFVLGFLALIMVAAFGMPFLLVPAQLCVGFLGILTLLDYLLLFVKSTPVSVKRVLPERFSNGDPNPVSWALFNHTTFPIHTRLLDEMPVQLAQLRKWTTKVLQPGKEVLVEEEVRPVERGIYVFDRIILLLKSPLGLVVRRVEAGAPEEVKVYPSYLEIRKYSLLAFSDARSETGNRAIRRIGHSMEFEQIKEYVLGDDVRAVNWKATARRGQLMVNHYTDERAQQVYCVIDKSRVMKMSFAGLTLLDYAINASLMLLRVALLKQDKAGLLSFSDKIDTLLPAERRGGQMGLVLETLYKEKTGFREADYERLYATVKRNIPQRSLLVLFTNFESRASLERQLPYLQSMASRHLLLVVFFENPELEGMASLEDGSVETLYKQTIARQFIQEKRWMVRELQRKGILSVLCAPEAVTIQTVNKYLELKGRMLI; encoded by the coding sequence ATGCGGTTCTATAAAAAGTTCATCCGCCCGCTTTACCTTTCCCGGCGCACCTATTTTGTGCTGGGATTCCTTGCGCTGATCATGGTGGCGGCCTTTGGGATGCCCTTTTTGTTGGTCCCGGCGCAGTTGTGTGTTGGTTTCCTGGGTATCCTCACGCTGCTCGATTACCTCTTGTTGTTCGTTAAATCCACCCCCGTTTCGGTAAAACGGGTGCTGCCGGAACGTTTCAGTAATGGCGATCCAAATCCTGTGAGCTGGGCACTCTTCAACCATACCACATTTCCGATACATACCCGGCTGCTGGATGAAATGCCTGTTCAACTGGCACAGCTCCGTAAATGGACCACTAAAGTATTGCAGCCCGGAAAAGAAGTATTGGTGGAAGAAGAAGTGCGGCCCGTGGAAAGAGGAATATATGTTTTCGATCGCATTATTCTTTTGCTGAAATCACCACTGGGATTGGTGGTGAGAAGGGTGGAAGCGGGTGCGCCCGAAGAAGTGAAAGTGTACCCTTCCTACCTGGAGATCAGGAAGTACAGTCTGCTGGCATTTTCGGACGCACGCTCCGAAACGGGCAACCGTGCCATTCGAAGGATCGGCCACAGTATGGAGTTTGAACAGATCAAAGAATATGTACTGGGCGACGATGTGCGGGCCGTGAACTGGAAAGCCACCGCGCGCCGCGGGCAACTGATGGTGAACCATTATACCGATGAACGTGCCCAACAGGTGTATTGCGTGATCGACAAGAGCCGGGTGATGAAGATGAGCTTCGCCGGACTCACGCTGCTGGATTATGCCATCAACGCTTCACTCATGTTGTTGCGTGTGGCCCTGCTGAAACAGGACAAAGCAGGACTACTGAGTTTTTCGGATAAGATAGACACGCTTTTACCTGCTGAACGAAGAGGCGGACAAATGGGGCTGGTGCTGGAAACGCTCTATAAAGAAAAGACCGGCTTCCGCGAAGCGGATTACGAGCGTTTATACGCTACCGTTAAACGGAATATTCCGCAGAGAAGTCTGCTGGTGCTGTTCACGAATTTCGAATCCCGTGCTTCGCTGGAAAGGCAGCTTCCTTATCTTCAAAGTATGGCATCCCGGCATCTTTTGCTGGTCGTGTTCTTCGAAAACCCTGAGTTGGAAGGCATGGCTTCGTTGGAAGATGGTTCCGTGGAAACCTTATACAAACAAACCATCGCCAGACAGTTCATCCAGGAAAAAAGATGGATGGTACGGGAGCTCCAGCGCAAAGGAATTCTATCCGTGCTGTGCGCACCGGAAGCCGTAACCATTCAAACCGTGAACAAATACCTCGAACTGAAAGGCCGTATGCTCATCTGA
- a CDS encoding DUF5362 family protein, whose amino-acid sequence MEQQQNLFDLQIDAFTTNYLSESAKWAKFLAVIGFIVCGIMVLVALFAGSIMAAMFSSTGMDMPGAGAAAGVAGIGFTITMLVIVLLYFFPCLYLFRFASKMQTAIRTNDQQQLVAAFANLKSWFKFLGILTIIFISLYALMFIIQVAAFSALS is encoded by the coding sequence ATGGAGCAACAACAAAATCTTTTCGATCTCCAGATCGATGCATTTACCACCAATTATTTGTCTGAATCGGCCAAATGGGCCAAGTTCCTGGCTGTGATCGGCTTTATCGTTTGCGGCATCATGGTGCTGGTGGCCCTTTTCGCAGGGTCAATTATGGCCGCGATGTTCTCATCCACCGGAATGGATATGCCGGGTGCAGGCGCGGCGGCTGGTGTGGCGGGAATAGGTTTTACTATTACCATGCTGGTAATTGTATTGCTGTACTTCTTTCCGTGTTTGTATCTTTTCCGTTTCGCTTCTAAAATGCAGACCGCTATCCGTACCAACGACCAGCAGCAGTTGGTGGCGGCCTTTGCTAACCTGAAGTCGTGGTTCAAGTTCCTCGGGATACTGACCATCATCTTCATTTCGCTTTACGCGTTGATGTTCATCATCCAGGTCGCGGCTTTTTCAGCCCTGTCTTAA
- a CDS encoding stage II sporulation protein M has protein sequence MREGFFVRKNIDKWKKYQHEPSDDPDETAHRFTDLVNDLGYARTFYPASNVTRYLNGLASQTYLSIFSNKKEKKSRLLDFWRKELPLVVRKHHRQLLYAFLVFVSCAILAAFSAAQDDSFVRGVLGNEYVEMTEDNISRGDPFGVYKSQDQLTMFIRIALNNIQVSFLAFVMGFFFSIGTIWILFINGVMLGAFQYYFFSKGLGWDSVLVIWIHGTLEILSIILSGGAGLVLGNSILFPGTKTRGQSLKAGAKDGVKLMIGLVPVFICAAFLEGFITRHTSMPVWLSIAILAGSLWFMVWYFVWYPVRLARNVESSNPAHA, from the coding sequence GTGAGAGAAGGATTTTTCGTCAGGAAAAATATCGACAAGTGGAAAAAATACCAGCATGAACCTTCCGATGACCCCGATGAAACGGCACACCGGTTCACCGATCTCGTCAACGATCTTGGTTATGCGCGCACTTTTTATCCTGCGAGTAATGTTACCCGTTACCTCAACGGACTCGCCTCGCAAACTTATCTCTCCATCTTCAGCAACAAAAAAGAAAAAAAATCACGGCTCCTGGATTTCTGGCGCAAGGAACTGCCCCTCGTGGTAAGGAAACACCACCGGCAACTGTTGTACGCGTTCCTTGTATTTGTGTCATGCGCTATTCTCGCCGCTTTCTCCGCCGCGCAGGACGATAGTTTCGTAAGAGGAGTGCTGGGCAACGAGTATGTTGAAATGACGGAAGACAATATCTCGCGCGGCGATCCCTTCGGCGTCTATAAAAGCCAGGACCAGCTCACCATGTTCATCCGCATCGCGCTCAACAATATCCAGGTGTCTTTCCTGGCTTTTGTAATGGGCTTCTTTTTTTCCATCGGTACCATCTGGATATTGTTTATCAATGGGGTCATGCTCGGGGCGTTCCAGTATTATTTTTTCTCCAAAGGGCTCGGCTGGGATTCCGTGCTGGTCATCTGGATACATGGCACACTGGAAATTTTATCCATCATACTTTCAGGTGGCGCGGGACTTGTTTTGGGCAACAGCATCCTTTTTCCCGGCACGAAAACAAGGGGACAATCACTGAAAGCCGGTGCGAAAGACGGTGTAAAACTGATGATCGGGTTAGTGCCCGTTTTTATCTGCGCCGCATTCCTCGAAGGATTTATCACCCGCCACACCAGCATGCCCGTTTGGTTGAGCATCGCCATCCTGGCGGGGTCGCTCTGGTTCATGGTATGGTACTTTGTTTGGTATCCCGTCCGATTGGCGCGTAATGTTGAATCTTCAAACCCGGCCCATGCGTAA
- a CDS encoding MoxR family ATPase, which yields MDNGMQEDVFEQRSSLEELSRSAEQLRLEMSKVIVGQEDMMELLLAAMLSGGHVLLEGVPGVAKTLTAKMLSRAIQAPFSRIQFTPDLMPSDVIGTSVFHPGQAIFQFRKGPIFTSILLIDEINRAPAKTQSALFEVMEERQVTADGQTYRLDEPFMVVATQNPIEQEGTYRLPEAQLDRFLFKILVPLPSPDEEKEILMRHHRMLGKLEPELVTQLNGALLQQLREQVKQLYMEEKLFDFITALVTATRNHNGIYLGASPRASIGIMNASKAIAALNGRDFVTPDDILRVAAPVLRHRIALTPEKEMEGVTPDDMITTILSSIEIPR from the coding sequence ATGGATAACGGAATGCAGGAAGATGTATTTGAACAACGGAGCAGTCTGGAAGAACTGAGCCGTTCGGCAGAACAACTGCGCCTGGAAATGAGTAAGGTGATCGTGGGGCAGGAAGATATGATGGAGTTGCTGCTGGCCGCGATGCTCTCAGGAGGTCATGTATTGCTGGAAGGAGTACCCGGTGTGGCGAAAACGCTGACCGCGAAAATGCTGAGCAGGGCCATACAGGCGCCTTTCAGCAGGATACAATTCACGCCTGACCTGATGCCGAGCGACGTGATCGGTACCTCTGTGTTCCACCCGGGACAAGCCATTTTCCAGTTCCGGAAAGGTCCCATTTTTACCAGCATCCTGCTGATCGATGAGATCAACCGCGCCCCGGCCAAAACACAGTCGGCGCTGTTTGAAGTGATGGAAGAAAGGCAGGTGACCGCCGATGGACAAACCTACCGCCTGGACGAGCCTTTCATGGTGGTGGCCACCCAGAACCCCATCGAGCAGGAAGGAACCTACCGGTTGCCCGAAGCGCAACTCGACCGCTTTCTCTTTAAAATACTGGTACCGCTTCCCTCACCCGACGAAGAGAAAGAAATTCTCATGCGGCACCACCGCATGCTGGGAAAACTGGAACCCGAACTGGTGACCCAACTGAATGGCGCGTTGTTGCAACAACTGCGGGAACAGGTGAAGCAACTGTACATGGAAGAAAAACTGTTCGATTTTATCACGGCGCTGGTTACCGCAACGCGTAACCACAACGGTATATATCTCGGCGCTTCGCCCCGTGCTTCCATTGGAATTATGAATGCATCGAAGGCGATCGCCGCGTTGAATGGCCGTGATTTCGTTACGCCCGATGATATCCTCCGCGTGGCCGCGCCGGTGCTTCGTCACCGCATTGCGCTTACGCCCGAAAAAGAGATGGAAGGCGTAACCCCGGATGATATGATCACCACGATTCTTTCATCCATAGAAATTCCACGCTAA